From Nicotiana tabacum cultivar K326 chromosome 15, ASM71507v2, whole genome shotgun sequence, the proteins below share one genomic window:
- the LOC142169550 gene encoding uncharacterized protein LOC142169550: MFVSIPFSGVGYRSWRRNVLRGLSVKNKLGFINGECKRPNPHSPTLRQWEGCDDMVTPWILNSLSKEITDSVEYANDATELLIELEDRYEQTNGARLYQIQKEINDTSQGTLDIINYYTKLKKLWEELSTLSKKSQCSCNCTCGAKEKFLQGRAGQATNIIPHGLNETYTVIRGSILMINPLPNLAQAFSLLIQDEKQRKIKPNTQLFIESTSMNVASSRSNTYRTTYSANTSNYGGTRKGKTYI, encoded by the coding sequence ATGTTTGTTTCCATTCCCTTTAGTGGAGTTGGTTATCGTTCATGGAGGCGTAATGTGTTGCGAGGTCTGTCAGTGAAAAACAAGCTAGGGTTTATAAATGGCGAATGCAAGCGCCCGAATCCTCACTCACCCACACTCCGTCAATGGGAGGGATGTGATGACATGGTGACTCCATGGATCCTTAATTCCCTGTCGAAGGAAATCACAGACAGTGTTGAATATGCAAATGATGCTACAGAGCTGTTGATTGAGCTAGAAGATCGGTATGAGCAGACAAATGGAGCTCGACTGTACCAAATCCAAAAGGAAATAAACGATACATCTCAGGGAACTCTCGATATTATAAATTACTATACCAAACTGAAGAAGCTCTGGGAAGAATTGAGCACCTTGAGTAAAAAGTCCCAATGCAGTTGCAATTGTACTTGTGGCGCGAAGGAAAAATTTCTACAAGGCCGAGCAGGACAGGCGACTAATATAATTCCTCATGGATTGAATGAAACCTACACTGTGATTCGAGGAAGCATCCTCATGATAAACCCATTACCAAACTTAGCTCAAGCTTTTTCTCTCCTAATACAAGATGAAAAGCAGAGGAAAATCAAACCAAACACTCAGCTGTTTATCGAATCAACTTCTATGAATGTTGCTAGTTCTAGGTCCAACACTTATAGGACCACCTATTCGGCCAACACCAGCAATTATGGGGGGACAAGGAAGGGGAAGACCTATATTTAA
- the LOC107802364 gene encoding putative WRKY transcription factor 11: MAIELLGYSQINEQLALQEAASAGLNSMDHLIRFVSHQQQKNQPVQPDCRQLADFTVSNFKKVISILNRTGHARFRRSPVQLSDSCTALSLSTSIPVKETPPQPTPPTPAVELVEHSQFPALKFDFTKSKVAKDTLSLSTNSSSFMSSITGDCEGSVSNGKQFSSVSLPPRPPVSSGKPPLAGKRCRDHDLSDEMSGRISGSGNCHCKKRKYRVKKVIRVPAVSSKIADIPADDYSWRKYGQKPIKGSPYPRGYYRCSSVRGCPARKHVERATDDPKMVIVTYDGEHRHVIQGTSADAGAGSSGERMMAFDSTEQRKE, from the exons ATGGCCATAGAGTTGTTGGGCTATTCGCAAATAAATGAGCAATTAGCTCTACAAGAAGCAGCTTCAGCCGGTTTAAATTCCATGGATCATTTAATCCGGTTCGTTTCACATCAACAGCAGAAAAACCAACCAGTTCAGCCCGATTGTAGACAACTCGCCGACTTCACTGTTTCGAATTTTAAGAAGGTTATTTCTATCTTGAACCGGACTGGTCATGCCCGGTTTAGACGCAGTCCGGTTCAGCTTTCTGATTCATGTACTGCTCTTTCCCTATCTACGTCTATTCCGGTCAAGGAAACTCCACCACAGCCGACACCTCCGACTCCGGCAGTTGAGCTGGTGGAACACAGTCAATTTCCGGCATTGAAGTTTGACTTTACAAAATCAAAGGTTGCGAAGGATACTTTGAGTTTATCGACGAACTCGTCGTCGTTCATGTCGTCGATTACCGGTGATTGTGAAGGAAGCGTATCAAACGGGAAGCAATTTTCGTCAGTAAGCTTGCCGCCGCGGCCACCTGTGTCATCCGGGAAGCCGCCACTCGCCGGAAAAAGGTGTCGCGATCACGATCTTTCCGATGAAATGTCCGGTAGGATCTCCGGCTCCGGCAATTGTCACTGCAAAAAGAG GAAATATCGTGTAAAGAAAGTGATTAGAGTGCCGGCGGTCAGTTCAAAAATCGCCGATATTCCAGCAGACGACTACTCGTGGAGAAAATACGGTCAAAAGCCAATCAAAGGCTCACCATACCCACG GGGATATTATAGATGTAGCAGCGTAAGAGGATGTCCGGCAAGAAAGCATGTCGAGAGGGCAACCGATGATCCAAAAATGGTTATTGTGACTTACGACGGAGAGCATCGTCATGTAATTCAAGGCACGAGCGCCGACGCCGGAGCTGGAAGTTCCGGCGAGAGAATGATGGCGTTCGATTCAACGGAacagagaaaagaataa